The following coding sequences lie in one Cyanobacterium sp. Dongsha4 genomic window:
- the psb27 gene encoding photosystem II protein Psb27: MIKSYLRKIISLVLIVTIALFSFSQGAIALTGKYTDDTLTVIESLTQVIETPADASIEVKRENQTLARKQINDYVSRYRKNNKYSGLKSFTTMQTALNSLAGYYTSYGNRPMPEKLKKRLLQEFKQVEFAIKKGY, from the coding sequence ATGATTAAATCATATCTACGTAAAATAATCTCTTTAGTTTTAATTGTTACTATTGCTTTATTTAGTTTTAGTCAAGGTGCGATCGCACTTACAGGTAAATACACTGACGATACTTTAACCGTTATTGAAAGTTTAACCCAGGTTATTGAAACACCTGCAGACGCTTCTATTGAAGTAAAAAGAGAAAATCAAACCCTTGCCCGTAAACAGATTAATGATTACGTTTCTCGCTACCGTAAAAATAATAAATATAGCGGTTTAAAGTCTTTTACCACTATGCAAACCGCCCTCAATTCTTTAGCAGGTTATTATACTTCTTATGGAAATCGCCCGATGCCTGAAAAGTTGAAAAAACGTCTTTTACAAGAATTTAAACAAGTAGAATTTGCTATTAAAAAAGGTTATT
- a CDS encoding DUF2079 domain-containing protein, with protein MKILFAKYNNIITYILVSFFLLFIASSFRHILFNSHAFDLGIFDNGIYLISQGKNPYVSFRELHILGDHAAWILYFIAPLYFIFPSVYWLFFIQSLASAIALLPIWKLSKLNNLSDSKARTICLIYILYPLIFNVNLFDFHPEVIALPLFFVAILAVKLDKVIWFIISILLILGCKAVLALNIVMMGIWLILIYHKKNYGGIAIFSGIFWFIIATQLIIPAFSGEEAAAVSRYAFLGDSVSEIALNLILKPQIILSHLFTLANAEYLLLLFLPVIPVLAWQEIPNLIPAIPTLFLNLLTEYQPQKDLVHQYSLPIIPFLILTIIASLAHHKTWFYQSIKIRIWSLILFLALAKYIYFLPNGLYLKNLHTWKASNEAISLINTSKSVFTAPQFAPHLTHRLTLDLAIDSIDYNQVNKFHYVLLNLDNPTGYSSQEDIKNLINFLEKNRKFQLKYNQDNIFLFENTK; from the coding sequence ATGAAGATTTTATTCGCAAAATATAACAATATAATAACATATATATTAGTTAGTTTTTTTCTTTTATTTATTGCTAGTAGCTTTCGTCATATTTTATTTAATTCCCATGCTTTTGATTTAGGCATTTTTGATAATGGAATTTATCTTATTTCCCAAGGAAAAAATCCCTATGTTTCTTTCAGAGAATTGCATATTTTAGGGGATCATGCCGCTTGGATTCTTTATTTTATCGCTCCTCTTTATTTTATTTTTCCTTCTGTTTATTGGCTCTTTTTTATTCAATCTCTAGCAAGTGCGATCGCACTTCTCCCTATTTGGAAACTGAGTAAATTAAATAATTTAAGTGATTCTAAAGCTAGGACTATCTGCTTAATTTATATTTTATATCCTTTAATATTCAATGTTAATCTATTTGATTTTCATCCAGAAGTTATTGCTTTACCTTTATTTTTTGTCGCTATTTTAGCAGTTAAATTAGATAAAGTTATTTGGTTTATTATCTCTATTTTACTTATTTTAGGATGTAAAGCAGTTTTAGCTTTAAATATAGTAATGATGGGGATATGGTTAATTCTTATTTATCATAAAAAAAACTATGGTGGGATCGCAATTTTTAGTGGTATTTTTTGGTTTATTATTGCCACTCAATTAATTATTCCTGCTTTTAGTGGAGAAGAAGCGGCCGCAGTCAGTCGTTATGCTTTTTTAGGAGATTCTGTTAGTGAAATAGCCCTGAATTTAATTCTTAAACCCCAAATTATTTTATCTCATCTTTTTACTTTAGCTAATGCAGAATATTTACTACTTTTATTCTTACCAGTAATTCCCGTTTTAGCTTGGCAAGAAATACCTAATTTAATTCCTGCTATTCCCACTCTTTTTCTCAATCTTCTTACTGAATATCAACCTCAAAAAGACTTAGTACATCAATATTCTTTGCCTATAATTCCTTTTTTAATCTTGACTATAATTGCTAGTTTAGCTCATCATAAAACATGGTTTTATCAAAGTATAAAAATTAGAATTTGGTCATTAATTTTATTTTTAGCCTTAGCTAAATATATTTATTTTTTACCTAATGGTTTATATTTAAAAAACTTACATACATGGAAAGCTAGTAATGAAGCTATTAGTCTGATAAATACCTCAAAAAGTGTTTTTACTGCTCCTCAATTTGCTCCTCATTTAACTCATCGTTTAACTTTAGATCTTGCGATCGATTCTATTGACTATAATCAAGTTAATAAATTTCATTATGTACTCTTAAACTTAGACAATCCTACTGGATATAGTTCTCAAGAAGATATTAAAAATCTAATTAATTTTTTAGAAAAAAATAGAAAATTTCAGTTGAAATATAATCAAGACAATATATTTTTATTTGAAAACACTAAATAG
- a CDS encoding pseudouridine synthase yields the protein MKYKYILFYKPYNVLCQFTDDSPHKNQRQTLKDYINIPYIYSVGRLDLDSEGLLLLTDNPRVKHRLCEPSFAHPRTYWAQVENIPTAKSLKQLEEGVIIKGKKTKKATASMLKSEPELPPRNPPIRYRQNIPTAWLELTLTEGRNRQVRRMTAAIGYPTLRLIRVKIGITQQLSLTLQGLNIGEYRELTTSEIKILDNL from the coding sequence ATGAAATATAAGTATATTTTGTTTTATAAACCCTATAATGTTCTATGTCAATTTACCGATGATAGTCCTCATAAAAACCAAAGACAAACTCTCAAAGACTATATTAATATACCCTATATTTACTCAGTGGGAAGACTGGATTTAGACAGTGAAGGATTGCTTTTATTAACAGATAATCCCAGAGTAAAACATCGTCTTTGTGAACCTAGTTTTGCCCATCCTCGCACCTATTGGGCACAAGTGGAAAATATCCCTACCGCAAAATCATTAAAACAATTAGAAGAAGGAGTTATTATCAAAGGGAAAAAAACAAAAAAGGCAACAGCATCAATGTTAAAATCAGAGCCAGAATTGCCCCCTCGAAATCCCCCCATTCGTTACCGTCAAAATATCCCCACTGCTTGGTTAGAATTAACTTTAACAGAAGGTAGAAATCGTCAAGTAAGAAGAATGACTGCGGCGATAGGTTATCCTACTTTACGATTAATAAGAGTAAAAATCGGCATTACCCAACAACTATCTTTAACTTTACAGGGTTTAAATATAGGAGAATACAGAGAATTAACTACCTCAGAAATAAAAATATTAGACAATCTATAA
- a CDS encoding universal stress protein, which translates to MLDKILYADSGNGHTQEMLKILLDIPAFKNSEINILHVIPPQVSADALAEKWEEGGKILSEIVKNVNLDPSKVATILKQGDPKDTVCKTAQEINADLILMGSRGLKRLESFLENSVSQYVFQLSDRPMLLVKDDIYVRKVKRVMLALDKSESSSYALEMALYLLRDYREAELYLVRVNPDMNADLDLSTAEMEQNPVLASALQQAKRMGISAKCIVKGGKPAQQICKLADDNNIDLLLLGSPDRRPSIAKSLVDLDRLLGTSLSDYVRVNANCPVLLVRK; encoded by the coding sequence ATGTTAGATAAAATTTTATATGCCGATTCTGGCAATGGTCACACTCAGGAAATGCTGAAAATTTTACTCGATATACCAGCATTTAAAAACAGTGAAATAAATATTCTCCATGTTATTCCCCCTCAAGTTTCTGCGGATGCTTTAGCTGAAAAATGGGAAGAAGGTGGAAAAATACTTTCTGAAATCGTTAAAAATGTTAATCTTGATCCCTCTAAGGTTGCTACTATTTTAAAACAAGGCGATCCTAAAGATACGGTTTGTAAGACGGCACAAGAAATTAATGCAGACTTAATTTTAATGGGCTCTCGTGGTTTGAAACGTTTAGAGTCTTTTTTGGAAAACTCTGTTAGCCAGTATGTATTCCAATTGAGCGATCGCCCCATGTTACTTGTGAAAGATGATATATATGTAAGGAAAGTAAAAAGGGTAATGTTAGCCTTAGATAAATCCGAGTCTTCTTCCTACGCCCTTGAAATGGCGTTATATCTTCTCAGAGATTATCGTGAGGCAGAGTTGTATTTAGTCAGAGTGAATCCTGATATGAATGCCGATTTAGACTTATCGACGGCGGAAATGGAGCAAAATCCTGTTTTAGCTTCTGCTTTACAACAAGCGAAAAGAATGGGAATTTCTGCTAAATGTATTGTGAAAGGAGGAAAACCAGCACAACAAATTTGCAAATTAGCCGATGATAATAATATTGATTTACTCTTATTAGGATCTCCAGATCGTCGTCCTTCTATTGCTAAAAGTTTAGTTGATTTAGACCGTTTATTGGGTACTTCTTTATCTGATTATGTCAGGGTTAATGCAAATTGTCCTGTTTTATTAGTCAGAAAATAA
- the lhgO gene encoding L-2-hydroxyglutarate oxidase, with product MTYDIAIIGGGIVGLATAMNLQQKYPQKKIILVEKENHYATHQTGHNSGVIHSGVYYQPGSYKAKLTTQGNRALVEFCQTHNIKYDVCGKLIVACKEKELSQLENLYQRGLQNGIAVTKISREEAREIEPYVNCIQAIKVPTAGIVDYKEVAKKYAEIFCDSGGEIRLNTKVVNLKYQNSQHIIITNQGEITSKYLVNCAGLYSDKIAILGGVNPEMKIIPFRGEYYELKPEKRYLVKHLIYPVPNPDFPFLGVHFTRLVDGNIHAGPNAVLSLKREGYKKTDFALGEFWETITYSGLWKLASKYYEEGIEEIIRSFSKTAFVRSLQTLIPEVQENDIIPSPAGVRAQALNQDGTLVQDFALLPTENALHVCNAPSPAATASLKIGEVISQNVAF from the coding sequence ATGACTTACGATATAGCAATTATAGGGGGAGGCATAGTTGGTTTAGCCACTGCCATGAATTTACAACAAAAATATCCTCAGAAAAAAATTATCCTTGTAGAAAAAGAAAATCATTATGCAACCCATCAAACTGGCCACAATAGCGGAGTTATTCATTCGGGAGTTTACTATCAACCCGGTAGCTACAAAGCAAAGTTAACCACTCAAGGAAATCGAGCCTTAGTTGAATTTTGTCAAACCCACAATATCAAATATGATGTCTGTGGAAAATTAATCGTTGCCTGTAAAGAAAAAGAATTATCTCAATTAGAAAATCTCTATCAACGAGGATTACAAAACGGCATTGCCGTCACTAAAATTTCAAGGGAAGAAGCTAGAGAAATTGAACCTTATGTTAATTGTATTCAAGCCATAAAAGTACCTACTGCAGGGATTGTTGACTATAAGGAAGTAGCAAAAAAATACGCAGAAATATTCTGTGATAGTGGTGGGGAGATTCGCTTAAATACAAAAGTTGTTAATCTTAAATATCAAAATTCTCAACATATTATCATCACAAATCAAGGGGAAATAACCTCAAAATATCTAGTTAATTGTGCAGGGTTATACAGTGACAAAATCGCTATATTAGGTGGTGTCAATCCAGAAATGAAAATTATCCCTTTTAGGGGAGAATACTATGAGTTAAAGCCCGAAAAAAGGTATTTAGTTAAACATTTAATCTACCCTGTGCCTAATCCAGATTTTCCCTTTTTGGGAGTGCATTTCACCCGTTTAGTTGACGGCAATATTCACGCAGGCCCCAACGCCGTATTGTCATTAAAACGAGAAGGATACAAAAAAACAGATTTTGCTTTGGGAGAATTTTGGGAAACTATTACTTACTCAGGATTATGGAAATTAGCGAGTAAATACTATGAAGAAGGAATAGAGGAAATTATCCGCTCATTTAGTAAAACAGCTTTTGTTAGGAGTTTACAAACCCTAATTCCTGAAGTACAAGAAAATGATATTATTCCCTCTCCTGCAGGGGTAAGGGCGCAAGCATTAAATCAAGATGGTACTTTAGTACAAGATTTTGCTTTATTACCGACAGAAAATGCTCTTCATGTTTGTAATGCTCCCTCTCCTGCGGCTACGGCATCTTTAAAAATCGGAGAAGTCATTTCTCAGAATGTCGCTTTTTGA
- the aroA gene encoding 3-phosphoshikimate 1-carboxyvinyltransferase — protein sequence MINLTHNQNSSQLVISHQAQFLQGNITIPGDKSISHRALMLGAIASGETIIKGLLLGEDPRSTAKCFQAMGAKISELNSEEVRVIGVGEKGLQEPFDVLDAGNSGTTMRLMLGLLAAQSGKFFSVTGDDSLKTRPMSRVIKPLQEMGAVIYGRNNHQNAPLAVVGQNLKPIHYHSPIASAQVKSCILLAGLMSEGKTTVTEPALSRDHSERMLHAFGGKLEIDRETNSVTIEGGTPLRGQTVIVPGDISSAAFWLVAGAITPDSELTITNVGINPTRTGILEALEMMGADITIINERETAGEPVADLRIKTSQLKACTLSGAIIPRLIDEIPILAVAACFAEGTTTIKDAEELRVKESDRLAVMALELGKMGAKITELPDGLEITGGNFLQGAEVDSYTDHRIAMSLAIAALNAKGNTIINRAEAISISYPTFVDTLKEIFN from the coding sequence GTGATTAACCTTACTCATAACCAAAATTCAAGTCAGTTAGTAATTTCTCATCAAGCTCAATTTCTACAAGGTAATATTACTATCCCCGGAGATAAGTCTATTTCTCATCGGGCTTTAATGTTAGGTGCGATCGCATCTGGAGAAACTATAATTAAAGGATTGTTATTAGGAGAAGACCCCCGTAGTACAGCGAAATGTTTTCAAGCAATGGGGGCAAAAATATCAGAATTAAATAGCGAAGAAGTAAGAGTTATCGGAGTAGGAGAAAAAGGATTACAAGAGCCTTTCGATGTTTTAGACGCAGGAAATTCAGGCACGACTATGCGTTTAATGTTGGGATTATTAGCCGCCCAATCAGGAAAGTTTTTTAGTGTGACAGGGGATGATTCTCTCAAAACTCGCCCCATGTCAAGAGTAATCAAGCCTTTGCAAGAAATGGGAGCAGTTATCTACGGTAGAAACAACCATCAAAACGCCCCTTTAGCAGTAGTTGGACAAAATTTAAAACCCATTCACTACCATTCCCCCATTGCTTCGGCTCAAGTTAAATCCTGTATTCTGTTGGCAGGGTTGATGAGTGAAGGCAAAACCACTGTTACTGAACCTGCTTTATCAAGAGATCATAGCGAAAGAATGTTACACGCTTTTGGCGGTAAATTAGAGATTGATAGGGAGACAAATAGCGTCACCATTGAAGGGGGGACACCCTTACGAGGACAAACAGTTATAGTACCGGGGGATATTAGTTCGGCGGCATTTTGGTTAGTAGCAGGGGCAATTACGCCTGATTCGGAGTTAACCATTACTAATGTGGGCATTAATCCCACTCGTACGGGTATATTAGAAGCATTGGAGATGATGGGGGCAGATATTACCATTATCAACGAAAGAGAGACTGCAGGAGAGCCTGTAGCTGATTTAAGGATAAAAACGAGCCAATTAAAAGCCTGTACCCTCTCAGGGGCGATTATTCCCCGTTTAATCGATGAAATTCCTATTCTTGCGGTGGCGGCTTGTTTTGCGGAAGGCACTACCACTATTAAAGATGCAGAAGAATTGAGGGTAAAAGAGAGCGATCGCCTTGCAGTAATGGCGTTAGAATTAGGTAAAATGGGGGCAAAAATCACCGAATTACCCGACGGTTTGGAAATTACGGGGGGAAATTTTTTGCAAGGAGCGGAGGTTGACAGTTATACTGATCATCGTATTGCCATGAGTCTTGCGATCGCAGCTTTGAATGCAAAAGGTAATACAATCATTAATCGTGCAGAAGCAATATCAATTTCTTATCCTACTTTTGTTGATACTTTGAAAGAAATATTTAATTAG
- the pstS gene encoding phosphate ABC transporter substrate-binding protein PstS: MTDFQIRRRDFLYGLAGLSGSVIASQLPFESASAQAMRLNGAGASFPAPLYQRWFVEYNKVNRNVQVNYQSVGSGAGVKQFMGGTVDFGASDVAMKDDEISQVKNGVVLLPVTAGSVVVAYNNKDVSSLKLSRQQLVDVFLGKIKDWKQLGASKSKPIKVIHRSDGSGTTAVFTSHLSAISSEWKSKVGEGKTVQWPGGIGAKGNEGVTATIMQTDGAIGYIEYGFAKNNNLKTAQLQNKAGKYVSATLENASKTLSQVTLPANLRAFIPDPAGDSSYPIVTYTWILAYKKYSDAKKAEALKNVLKWCVSKTGGQKFSSQLGYVPLPDNVIQKVTQAINTIG, from the coding sequence ATGACTGATTTTCAAATTAGAAGAAGAGATTTTTTATACGGTTTAGCAGGTTTATCTGGTAGCGTTATTGCTAGTCAGTTACCTTTCGAGTCTGCTTCTGCTCAAGCCATGAGATTAAATGGTGCTGGTGCGTCTTTTCCTGCTCCTTTATATCAACGTTGGTTCGTGGAATACAACAAGGTAAATAGAAATGTGCAAGTAAACTATCAATCTGTAGGTAGCGGTGCAGGTGTTAAACAATTCATGGGTGGCACTGTGGACTTTGGAGCTAGTGATGTAGCGATGAAAGATGATGAAATTTCCCAAGTCAAAAATGGTGTGGTACTTTTACCTGTGACTGCTGGTAGTGTTGTAGTTGCCTATAACAATAAAGATGTATCTAGTCTTAAACTTTCTCGTCAGCAATTAGTTGATGTTTTCTTAGGTAAAATTAAGGATTGGAAACAACTAGGAGCTTCTAAAAGTAAGCCTATAAAAGTTATTCATCGCTCTGACGGTAGTGGCACAACTGCTGTATTTACTTCTCATTTAAGTGCCATTAGCAGTGAATGGAAAAGTAAAGTTGGTGAGGGTAAAACTGTTCAATGGCCTGGTGGTATTGGTGCAAAAGGTAATGAGGGTGTTACTGCTACTATTATGCAAACTGATGGTGCGATCGGTTATATTGAATACGGTTTTGCCAAAAATAATAACTTGAAAACTGCCCAGTTACAAAATAAAGCGGGGAAATATGTTTCGGCTACTTTAGAAAATGCTAGTAAAACATTATCTCAAGTAACTTTACCTGCTAACTTAAGAGCATTTATTCCCGATCCTGCAGGAGATAGTTCTTATCCTATCGTCACTTATACTTGGATTTTAGCTTATAAAAAATATTCAGATGCGAAAAAGGCTGAGGCTTTGAAAAATGTCCTTAAGTGGTGTGTTAGCAAAACTGGTGGACAGAAATTTAGTTCTCAATTAGGTTATGTACCTTTACCTGATAATGTAATTCAAAAAGTAACTCAGGCAATTAACACTATTGGTTAA
- the speB gene encoding agmatinase, translating into MKQFLESEIISTYEEAKIVILPIPYEITTTYRKGCEYGPDAVLTASDQLECYDEELGMETCFHAPIFTHDYIADTRINNNLTADDMLKVTTETVTKLIEDNKFVIAVGGEHAITTGVVQAYQQNLDEPFTVIQIDAHGDMRHEFEGSIHNHACVMRRILELGLPTLPVGIRAICQEEADLIKEKNIPVMWARNIYFNPHWMAEAISNIKTKKVFITIDLDGIDPSLIPGVGTPEPGGMDWYQLLAFMNLIFSSFDVIGCDVMELAPTKDSVVSEFTAAKLIYKLIGYWQHNNSRS; encoded by the coding sequence ATGAAACAGTTTTTAGAATCAGAAATTATCTCTACCTATGAAGAAGCAAAAATAGTTATTTTACCAATCCCCTATGAAATTACTACTACCTATCGTAAGGGGTGTGAATATGGGCCTGATGCGGTATTAACTGCCTCTGATCAACTAGAATGTTATGACGAAGAATTAGGAATGGAAACTTGTTTTCATGCCCCCATTTTTACCCATGACTATATCGCCGATACCCGTATCAACAACAATCTAACAGCAGATGATATGTTGAAAGTCACAACAGAAACCGTGACAAAATTGATCGAAGATAATAAATTTGTTATTGCAGTGGGAGGAGAACACGCTATCACAACAGGAGTAGTTCAAGCCTATCAACAAAACCTTGATGAACCCTTTACAGTAATACAGATAGATGCTCATGGAGATATGAGACATGAATTTGAAGGCTCAATTCATAATCATGCTTGTGTGATGAGAAGAATATTAGAATTAGGCTTACCGACATTACCAGTGGGAATCAGAGCAATTTGTCAAGAGGAAGCGGATTTAATCAAAGAAAAAAATATACCCGTAATGTGGGCGAGAAACATTTATTTTAATCCCCATTGGATGGCAGAAGCTATCAGTAACATCAAAACTAAAAAAGTATTCATCACCATTGATTTAGATGGAATTGACCCTAGTTTAATACCCGGAGTTGGTACTCCTGAACCCGGTGGCATGGATTGGTATCAACTATTAGCTTTTATGAATTTAATTTTTTCGAGCTTTGATGTAATTGGTTGTGATGTTATGGAATTAGCACCAACAAAAGATTCTGTTGTTTCTGAATTTACTGCGGCTAAACTAATCTATAAATTAATCGGCTACTGGCAACACAATAACTCAAGAAGTTAG
- a CDS encoding AEC family transporter, with protein MNIILQSVLPVAFIIIIGYVAGKKLSLERSTLSQLTVYILAPALVTDSFYRNSVGGDVTFRFLFAYGVISVILYGGIILIGKVIKLSSENRRSLFAILLCPNNGNMGLSITAFALGEGGLERAVIYMIGSSIVLFGVLPAVLKGESIIKGIKMTFRLPLIWAMILGVSLHLAHITLPFNLGKSIEWLGMSSIPIALLILGMQLTNTRFQFDFIHFLISLGKLAIAPLIAYGVGKTMGLEGLDLQVLVLQTAMPTAINTAVMMQEFGGDITMVSRTIILSTLMSFITIPMVIFLII; from the coding sequence ATGAATATAATTCTTCAATCTGTTTTACCTGTTGCTTTTATTATTATCATTGGTTATGTTGCAGGAAAAAAATTGAGTTTAGAGCGCTCTACTCTTTCGCAATTAACGGTTTATATTCTCGCACCGGCTTTAGTGACAGATAGCTTTTATCGCAATTCTGTGGGGGGAGATGTTACTTTTCGTTTTTTATTTGCCTATGGTGTTATTTCTGTCATTTTGTATGGTGGAATAATCTTAATTGGTAAAGTTATTAAGTTATCGTCAGAAAATCGTCGCAGTTTGTTCGCAATTTTGTTATGTCCTAATAATGGGAATATGGGGCTTTCAATTACCGCATTTGCTTTAGGAGAAGGGGGATTAGAAAGAGCGGTAATTTATATGATTGGTTCAAGTATTGTCTTATTTGGCGTTTTACCTGCGGTTTTGAAGGGGGAATCAATTATCAAGGGCATAAAAATGACTTTTCGCCTTCCTTTGATTTGGGCAATGATATTAGGAGTTTCTCTTCATTTAGCCCATATTACTCTGCCGTTTAATTTGGGGAAAAGCATTGAGTGGTTGGGGATGTCTTCTATTCCTATCGCTCTTTTAATTTTGGGGATGCAGTTAACAAATACTCGTTTTCAGTTTGATTTTATTCACTTTTTAATTAGTTTAGGTAAACTTGCGATCGCACCTTTAATTGCTTATGGAGTGGGGAAAACAATGGGTTTAGAGGGCTTAGATTTACAAGTATTGGTTTTACAAACTGCCATGCCTACGGCTATTAATACGGCGGTGATGATGCAAGAATTTGGAGGGGATATAACAATGGTATCTAGGACAATAATTCTTTCCACTCTAATGAGTTTTATTACTATACCAATGGTTATTTTTCTAATAATTTAA
- a CDS encoding DUF1517 domain-containing protein: protein MMSIGDRINEFMGKTRYVVSRIFVHLEGEEVAPFLGILNQNARRAVDADGEMDTMGECLVNICEGLLQYEFYWKSASNEGDVFWNEGDAGDYVTELFTDSAQRYLSQPDLEDDEEDDGLSLPVTDNIIVMITVAFEGEVPEIETDLAQRDSLKDGLKALISLHYKQRYRAIAIHFSPARLGEQLNSDQILINFSELIPL from the coding sequence ATCATGAGTATAGGCGATCGCATCAATGAATTCATGGGTAAAACCCGTTATGTGGTTTCCCGTATCTTTGTTCATCTTGAGGGAGAAGAAGTAGCCCCTTTTTTGGGTATTTTAAACCAAAATGCCCGTAGGGCAGTAGATGCCGATGGTGAAATGGACACTATGGGAGAATGTCTAGTCAACATTTGCGAAGGTCTATTGCAATACGAATTTTACTGGAAAAGTGCTTCTAATGAAGGGGATGTATTTTGGAATGAAGGAGATGCAGGAGATTATGTAACGGAGTTATTTACCGATTCTGCTCAACGGTATCTTAGTCAACCAGACTTAGAAGACGATGAAGAAGATGACGGTTTATCCCTCCCCGTAACCGATAATATTATTGTTATGATCACAGTAGCTTTTGAGGGAGAAGTGCCAGAAATTGAAACGGATTTAGCCCAGAGAGATAGTTTAAAAGATGGATTGAAAGCCCTAATTAGCTTACATTATAAACAAAGATATAGAGCGATCGCAATTCATTTCTCTCCTGCTAGACTGGGAGAACAACTTAACTCCGATCAAATCTTAATCAATTTTTCTGAATTAATCCCCCTGTGA
- a CDS encoding GNAT family N-acetyltransferase, with amino-acid sequence MIKVIDADLNIPAHREAVVELMNTYALDYMGGGEELSDFVKNNLANELARRKYIYTVLAFVNDNPAGLIIAIEGFSTFACKPLLNIHDVVVASAYRRRGICKLLLQRIEDIALKLGCCKLTLEVLEGNQVAQAVYKSFGFDGYQLNPDMGRALFWQKKLNS; translated from the coding sequence ATGATAAAAGTTATTGACGCAGATTTGAACATACCCGCTCATCGAGAAGCCGTAGTGGAGTTGATGAATACCTATGCCCTTGATTATATGGGAGGAGGAGAAGAATTATCAGATTTTGTTAAAAACAATTTAGCTAATGAATTAGCACGAAGAAAATATATTTATACTGTTTTAGCTTTTGTGAATGATAATCCTGCAGGGTTAATTATTGCCATTGAGGGTTTTTCAACTTTTGCTTGTAAACCTTTATTGAATATTCATGATGTGGTGGTTGCTTCTGCTTATCGTCGTCGGGGTATTTGTAAGTTATTGTTACAAAGAATAGAAGATATTGCCCTAAAATTGGGATGCTGTAAACTTACCCTAGAAGTATTAGAAGGTAATCAAGTCGCTCAAGCGGTTTATAAGTCTTTTGGTTTTGACGGTTATCAGTTGAATCCTGATATGGGCAGGGCATTATTTTGGCAGAAAAAGTTAAATTCTTAA
- a CDS encoding aminotransferase class V-fold PLP-dependent enzyme, with protein MRSGTLNVSGIVGLGEACYLRQLEMQEDESAIASFRDHLQSLLQEKIPNLVVNGDTENRLAGNLHISIPNVPNSAVIARIRDKLAISTGSACSSATISPSHVLRAMNLSDDLIEGVLRIGIGKFTSDMEIEKSAEILTNAVEKIFQLTNIYDTDKFTPI; from the coding sequence ATTAGATCAGGTACATTAAATGTATCAGGGATAGTGGGATTGGGAGAGGCTTGTTATTTACGACAGTTAGAAATGCAAGAAGACGAAAGCGCGATCGCATCTTTCCGAGATCACTTACAATCATTATTACAAGAGAAAATCCCGAATTTAGTGGTAAATGGAGACACAGAAAACCGACTAGCTGGAAATCTGCATATATCCATCCCTAATGTGCCAAATAGTGCTGTTATTGCTCGAATCAGGGATAAACTAGCCATTTCTACTGGTTCGGCTTGTAGTAGTGCCACCATTTCTCCTTCTCACGTTTTAAGAGCGATGAATTTATCTGATGATTTAATCGAAGGTGTGTTGAGAATCGGAATAGGAAAATTCACTAGCGATATGGAAATAGAAAAAAGCGCAGAGATTCTAACTAATGCCGTTGAAAAAATTTTCCAGTTAACAAACATCTATGATACGGATAAATTTACTCCCATTTAA